Sequence from the Miscanthus floridulus cultivar M001 chromosome 16, ASM1932011v1, whole genome shotgun sequence genome:
AGTAATGCAGAGTAATATAATTCTTTAGTGGCCAGTTTTATGAGTGACCCTTCCAAAGATCTGAAAGGCAATTATTCATGAAAAGATATTTGTGTAATCTTATAAGAATGGATGAGACATACGAGACGTGGACACCCTCTAAAAGCACTTCAGTAAGAAATCCCAATCGAGAAATTGTCAATGTGTCTTAATGAACTAGATCGTGATCCAAATCACATGCCAATGGTATTAATGAACTAATTTATTGGATCCTcacaataaaaaaaactaatttatTGGAATGAAGTCTTTAACATGTCATTAACATCGAGGATAGAGATCATTGACCGATGATAACTACATTTGGAATCTCAGGTTGTTTTACTAGCAGTAGGATAGAAACCCATATGCTAAGTCAACTACAGGAAAGCAGTCCCACAAAGTCATAACTGTAAACTGCAATCCTTAATTATTAGAAACATTCTAAGAAACGCAGGAATCAAAACCAAGTAGAAACTGTTATCCAGGATTTGTCAGCATCAGATCAGTCATTTTCATTTCACAATCCCACAATGAATGTCATGTACCTGAAGGCATAATCTGGCTCTTCTTTTCCAAGGCTGCTTTCAACTTCCATCTATGAAACTGAAAGAGGAGAAAAATGTACACATGGCAAATATAATAATTTGTGTCCAATGGTGGGAGCATCTGAATATCTCCCTGTGCTGAGACATTAAATGATCACAAGGCTGTTTCACTTGAAAAGAGTTAGCAGTAGGATGCTTCACAGTTTTCGGTATGACACAGGGCACAAGGGACCAGAATGGTGAGCTATAGAGAGATTCACTATTACACTAGAGAACTTGATATGATTTTTACATAACCAAATGTCAACACTGTACAAAGAACTAAAACAGCAGACAGCAAGCACCAACTAGAGATGGCGCCTTCTTGGATATTACACAGATGAAAAGCTCAGCTAAATGGGCCATGCATAGCACCAATAAGCTCGATACCACGACGAACTTAAGATTCCTAGAAGCCATTCATCTCCAGAAGGTAAGTGCGTCTCTTCATCAGCGCCTTCGCAGCAGCCTTAAATGGCCCATCAAATGCTCCAAAGACAAATCCGTCAGCCTCCTTACGGTTAGGGTGGCTTCCATTGCTTCCCTCAGGTGAGGGTTTGATAGCCACCAAAGTAGCACCTTGCAACGCCATGCCACCAGGCAGCTCAAGATATGGAGCGTACTTTAGCTTCATGTTGCAGGCTGGGACCTGAGTCCTGTTGGAACATGCCGAGGCCGACAACTGGTTCTCTCTGAACTCCTTCAGCTGCTCTGCCCCCATGGACAATGTGCCTTGGCCATCGGCATCTGTTAGTACCAAGCTCCGAAGTGTGGGATGGTCATTGATGATTGAGCGGAGAAGATAGTGCCTCGTTGATGCCGCAATTAGAGAGCTGATTGTCCAGACGACACGAAGTTTCAGGCCGCCATTGGTATAGAAAGACACTGGCATGCTTCCATTATCCTCCAAAGATGGCTCATGCTCTCCACCAACAGGCTTGCGGTCAACCCGGGTACCCCCCAGGATCACACAATTCTGAAGTGTGCTCCCATACTCTGCCCGCCATTTCAGGAGAACTCCTTCCTCAGTACCCACATCCCCAGAGGGGAGCTCAATCCGAAGATTCCTGACGTGCGTGAAGTTCCTGAGCACCTGTGCTGGCGAGTGCTGCGAGAGCTGCGGGAACAATGGCCTCCCAGTACCATTAGGGTTTCGCATGTTGTGGAACGGCTTGATGATTGTGAGGAGCATCAGCTTCAGGAAGTGCGAGAAGATGTTCCGAGGCTTCGGCGAGGACAGGTTGAGCGTGTCCTCGGCGTCGCCGTCGACCGCCACGACGCGGTCAATCTTGACATACACATCATGGACAAGGGGAACAAGCCCACAGAGGCGCTTGGACACGGCGTAGCACCGGCCGAGCGATCGCACGTCCTCGACCTTGTTCAGGATCAGCAGGACGAGCGAATCCGGCAGGCAGTCGAAGTGGTCGACCTCGCGCACCGGGTCGGCGTGGATTCGAGCCTTGGGATGCATCGCACGGCACACAAGGTCACACCTTTCTGCCACGCAGCAAGACGAAACGCCCCCAAGATTGCCAGGTAAGGCTGGCTCACCCAAATGGCAGGAACCGCGGGTCCAATCGACGCGATTACCTGAAGAACAGAGGACGAACATCGGCGGTAAGAAAACAAGTGAGCGAGTAAAGAAAAATGGCAGAAATGGTAAGCAGTTA
This genomic interval carries:
- the LOC136512341 gene encoding F-box protein At4g18380-like gives rise to the protein MHPKARIHADPVREVDHFDCLPDSLVLLILNKVEDVRSLGRCYAVSKRLCGLVPLVHDVYVKIDRVVAVDGDAEDTLNLSSPKPRNIFSHFLKLMLLTIIKPFHNMRNPNGTGRPLFPQLSQHSPAQVLRNFTHVRNLRIELPSGDVGTEEGVLLKWRAEYGSTLQNCVILGGTRVDRKPVGGEHEPSLEDNGSMPVSFYTNGGLKLRVVWTISSLIAASTRHYLLRSIINDHPTLRSLVLTDADGQGTLSMGAEQLKEFRENQLSASACSNRTQVPACNMKLKYAPYLELPGGMALQGATLVAIKPSPEGSNGSHPNRKEADGFVFGAFDGPFKAAAKALMKRRTYLLEMNGF